One Ricinus communis isolate WT05 ecotype wild-type chromosome 1, ASM1957865v1, whole genome shotgun sequence DNA window includes the following coding sequences:
- the LOC8274762 gene encoding F-box/kelch-repeat protein OR23, with amino-acid sequence MVRFLSSSSSSPSPFPINDELSTSTLIPGLPNDVAAQILSTVPYSHHSRIKQTSKSWYTFLSSKTLVSLRQHLLNLNHLLVIFPQDPSISSPYLFDPKNLAWKPLLPMPCNPHVYGLCNFTSISLGPTLYVLGGSHFDTRSFPMDRPTPSSSVFRYNFIDSRWDQLSPMLSPRGSFACIAVPNSGKIIVAGGGSRHTLFGAAGSRMSSVEMYDVLADKWMRMDGLPGYRAGCVGFMVGNNNGEEEEEEEKELWVMGGYGESRTISGVFPVDEYYKDAVVMNLNKNGGSKWREIGDMWHDGERARLGKVIVVDDYGSDHRPAVFMLDNNEIFRYDRVSNSWQKESSVPRKAPCNSSCGFVVLDGELYVMALLKGADSTETRRSRQQKRAGALFIQIYHPRKKTWRSLVTKPPFHCPLDFNSAVMCTIRL; translated from the exons ATGGTTAGATTTCTGTCATCCTCATCATCTTCACCGTCACCGTTTCCGATCAATGATGAATTATCGACCTCAACTCTAATTCCAGGCTTACCAAACGACGTCGCAGCACAAATACTTTCGACGGTACCATACTCGCACCATTCACGCATCAAACAGACATCAAAATCATGGTACACATTTCTCTCATCAAAAACTTTAGTTTCACTCCGTCAACACTTACTCAATCTCAATCATCTTCTAGTTATATTCCCACAAGACCCTTCAATTTCATCACCTTACCTATTTGACCCGAAAAATCTCGCGTGGAAGCCACTCCTGCCCATGCCTTGTAACCCTCACGTGTACGGGCTCTGCAATTTTACCTCTATCTCACTCGGTCCCACACTCTACGTTCTGGGCGGGTCCCATTTCGATACGCGCTCTTTTCCTATGGATCGACCAACCCCTTCATCCTCTGTATTCCGTTACAATTTTATTGATTCCAGGTGGGACCAGCTTTCTCCAATGTTATCACCCAGAGGATCATTTGCTTGCATAGCGGTACCCAATTCAGGGAAGATAATAGTGGCGGGAGGTGGGTCCCGGCATACATTATTCGGTGCGGCTGGGAGTCGGATGAGTTCGGTTGAGATGTATGACGTATTGGCGGATAAGTGGATGCGAATGGATGGATTGCCGGGGTATAGGGCGGGTTGTGTAGGGTTTATGGTAGGGAATAATAATGgtgaggaggaggaggaggaagagAAGGAGTTATGGGTAATGGGCGGGTATGGAGAGTCGAGGACGATTTCTGGCGTGTTTCCTGTTGATGAGTATTATAAAGATGCCGTTGTTATGAATTTGAACAAGAATGGTGGGAGTAAGTGGAGGGAGATTGGGGATATGTGGCACGATGGGGAGAGAGCTAGGCTTGGTAAGGTTATTGTTGTTGACGATTATGGTTCCGATCATCGTCCTGCTGTTTTTATGCTtgataataatgaaattttcAG GTATGACAGGGTTTCTAATTCCTGGCAAAAAGAGTCCAGTGTACCAAGAAAAGCTCCTTGCAACTCCTCATGTGGTTTTGTTGTGTTGGATGGAGAGCTGTATGTAATGGCACTTTTGAAAGGAGCTGATTCCACTGAAACTCGAAGGTCAAGACAGCAGAAGAGGGCAGGAGCACTTTTTATCCAAATCTACCATCCTAGGAAGAAGACATGGAGATCACTCGTTACAAAGCCACCATTTCATTGCCCTTTGGATTTCAATAGTGCAGTCATGTGCACCATTCGATTGTAG